One region of Salvia miltiorrhiza cultivar Shanhuang (shh) chromosome 3, IMPLAD_Smil_shh, whole genome shotgun sequence genomic DNA includes:
- the LOC131014947 gene encoding 30S ribosomal protein S13, chloroplastic has translation MAQALATPVVPSLSLISNPISNSSKLSLSFPLSTAFPKVGGLSIKCARVGGVEIPNNKRVEYSLQYIHGIGRTSARQILNDLNYDNKLTKDFSEEELTTLREEVSKYMIEGDLRRFNALAIRRLKEIQCYRGVRHIQGLPCRGQRTKNNCRTLKGKRVAIPGKKKK, from the exons ATGGCGCAAGCGTTAGCTACACCAGTAgtgccttctctctctctcatctccaaTCCTATCTCTAACTCCtccaaactctctctctcgtttccGCTATCCACTGCTTTCCCCAAG GTCGGTGGATTGAGCATCAAATGCGCTCGTGTTGGCGGAGTCGAGATTCCGAACAACAAGAGAGTGGAGTACTCCTTGCAGTACATTCATGGAATCGGGCGCACTAGCGCCAGGCAGATTCTCAACGACCTCAATTACGACAACAAATTGACCAAGGATTTCTCTGAAGAGGAGCTCACCACTCTGCGTGAGGAGGTCTCCAAGTATATGATTGAAGGAGATCTT AGGAGGTTCAATGCACTTGCGATTAGAAGGCTAAAGGAGATACAATGCTACCGCGGCGTGAGACACATTCAGGGATTGCCATGTAGAGGGCAGAGGACTAAGAACAACTGCAGAACCTTGAAGGGCAAAAGGGTGGCCATTCCTGGGAAAAAGAAGAAGTAA